The nucleotide window CGTGCGGGGTGCGGGCGAGGAAGCGGGGCGGGTCCTCGGGAAAGATTTCCGCCACGGCCTGCGTCACCTCGTGGGCGAATGCGTTCTCTTCGATTCGATCCCAGACGCTGAACAGAAAGCGGCCGCCTGGCCGGAGCGTGCGCCGTGCCTCGGCGTATCCCCGCACCGCGTCGGGAAAGAACATGGCGCCGAACTGGCAAACCACGACGTCGAACGCCTCGTCGTCGAACGGCAGGGCAAGCGCATCGGCCTGCTTCCACTCGAGGCGCGCATCACCCCGTTGACGGGCCGCGGCGAATTCGAGCATCGGCGCGTTCAGATCGGTCACGACGTAATGCGCGTCGGCACCCAGTTTCGGGGCGAGCGCTCGCGTGAGCGCACCGGTGCCCGCGGCGGTCTCCAGCACGCTGCCCGGCGATGACTCGGCAACCCGTGCCGCCATGTCGGCCGCGTAGGCGTCAAAGATCAACGGCACCATCAGTGTGTCGTAGCACTCGGGAAGCGAGCCGGCAAAGACGTTGTCGCGATCGGTCATGATGCGCTCCCGGAGTGGATATGCCACCGACGTTTCTGATATGGATTCTAGGCCGGTGCACGACGAACCGGTCGCGCAGAATGACGAAAGCCCGTCGACCTTGCGATCGACGGGCTTTCCAATTTGGTTGCGGGGACAGGATTTGAACCTGTGACCTTCGGGTTATGAGCCCGACGAGCTGCCAGACTGCTCCACCCCGCGTCTGAGAAGAGAGATAATACGAGTATTCCGCGCATTGTGTCAAGCATTTATGACATTAACTTTATGGCGTGCGCAAAATTCATGCGTAACGCGTGCATTTTCGCAGCGTCCCGTGCGTGCCTGTTGTGCGTGTCCGCTTCCCTTGCCGGAGCCCCTCGTTTAGTATTTGTGTTACCAACCAGTTAATTAAGCCTCTCCATGACGACCGATCCCCAGGCAACGCGCGTCACCCGTAACCGCGATCGCACGCGTGCCCAGATTCTCGCCGCGGCGCGCGATGAATTCTCGCTGCGCGGCTACGAAGGTGCTCGCGTGGAAGCCATCGCCGAGCGCGCGGGCTCCAACAAGCGCATGCTGTATTACTACTTCAAGAACAAGGACGAGCTCTTTCTCGCCGTGATGGAGGACACGTATCGCGGCATTCGTGACGCGGAAGCCGAGCTGCGCCTGCTCGACCTGCCCCCCATCGACGCCATACGCGCGCTCGTCACGTTTACCTGGGAGTATTACCTCGCACACCCCGAGTTTCTCTCGCTGCTCAACAGCGAAAACCTTTACCACGCCCAGCATTTGCGCCGGTCGACCGACATCCGCTCGCTAAACTCGCCGCTCATCGATACGCTCGGCGAAATCCTCACGCGCGGGCATCGCGAGAAGCTCTTTCGCGGCGGCGTCGATCCGCTCCAGCTCTATATCTCCATCGCCGCGCTCGGCTACTTCTATCTCTCGAACAACGCCACGCTGTGCACCGTCTTCGGGCGCGATCTCTCGACCCCGAAGGCACGACTCGAGCGCCTCCAGCACATGATCGACATGGTCTTGGGGTATCTACTGATCAGCTGACTTTTCGCATTTTTCCCCGTTGACAGCCCCATGTCGCCTGCCTAAGATAATTAACCAGTTGGTAACAAAAAGAAGGGAAGGCGAAAGCCGTGCAAGCGAAACACCGTGCATAGACCGCACGCCGGCGATGTTCGGGCCAGGGGCCCGGGCACGACTGGCGTGTACCTCGCCAAGGATGGAGACAACTCATGGCGCAAGCGACACCGCTGGTTCGTAAGGTATTCGAGTCTCGGGCGTTCAGGCCCATTGCCCTGATCGC belongs to Pandoraea pnomenusa and includes:
- a CDS encoding TetR/AcrR family transcriptional regulator, producing the protein MTTDPQATRVTRNRDRTRAQILAAARDEFSLRGYEGARVEAIAERAGSNKRMLYYYFKNKDELFLAVMEDTYRGIRDAEAELRLLDLPPIDAIRALVTFTWEYYLAHPEFLSLLNSENLYHAQHLRRSTDIRSLNSPLIDTLGEILTRGHREKLFRGGVDPLQLYISIAALGYFYLSNNATLCTVFGRDLSTPKARLERLQHMIDMVLGYLLIS
- a CDS encoding class I SAM-dependent methyltransferase produces the protein MTDRDNVFAGSLPECYDTLMVPLIFDAYAADMAARVAESSPGSVLETAAGTGALTRALAPKLGADAHYVVTDLNAPMLEFAAARQRGDARLEWKQADALALPFDDEAFDVVVCQFGAMFFPDAVRGYAEARRTLRPGGRFLFSVWDRIEENAFAHEVTQAVAEIFPEDPPRFLARTPHGHFDVERIRQALHLAGFSTVDVETRAKTSVAASAHEVAAAYCFGTRLRDEIDARDPSRFSAALARATAVIAERHGDGRIEGKIQAHFIVATP